Sequence from the Candidatus Cloacimonadota bacterium genome:
CGAATCTGTATTGGTTGCTTTAGAGTCGTTAATAAACTCAATACCTTTTATTTCACCAATTTTTTCGAGTCGGTGAGGTAGTGGTAAGAAAGTCTGGAGAGACCTGTTAATTATGTTTATATCTTTAAGCTCGTTACTAACAGCCAATATTGCTGCCATTACATTCATTTTATTATGTATTCCTAATAGCGGAATATTGGAAGTATTTATCAATTGACTATCTTTCTCTCTTCCTTCCCAGATAATCTCTTGCCCCTTCATATAAGCCGTTTCTTCATTTATTTCTGGTATATGAACTTTATCTGTTGCAAAGAAACTCTTTTTCGAAGCAATGGCATCAATATTAGACATTATCCTCTTATCTTCTGCATTGAGGACAGCTTTATGCTCAATTCTTTGATTTTTAAAGATCCTCATCTTGGTTAATATATATTCTTCAATACTTTTATGTCGATCGAGATGATCAGGAGAAATATTTAAGAACACTGCTGTGTCAGCAAGAAAAATATCAATTAATTCTAATTGAAAACTGCTCAATTCTAATACAAGGTAATCAATACCCGGTTTATCGATTGGAAAGGCACTCATGGGATTCCCGATGTTACCGGCCAGTATACTTTTCAATCCGGCAGATTGTAGTATATGATGGATCAGCGATACGGTAGTACTTTTCCCATTAGAACCGGTTACAGCAATGATCTTACTCGACCTATCCTTAATGAGAAAACCAAACTCGACTTCACTAATAATCTTGATGTTCTTCTGAATAGCTTTTTCAATTATTTTATGTTCGGTTGAAATGCCTGGACTGACGATTAGCAAATCACAATCAAGAATTTTATCAGAATTCTGTCCGAATTCAGCATAAGGTATAAGTTTATTCCATACTTCTTCATTATAACGAATAAGGATATCATCTCGGCATTCTTTCTCTGACTTAATATCACTTATAAACAGAGAACCGCCATACTCTAAAACTTTCAGAGCAGTCGCCACTCCACTGCGAGCCATTCCTAAGATGCCAAATTTCAATCCCTTAATTTCCATATATCCTCAACAAATGATTACCTGAGTTTAATGGTTGCTAAACCTATTGCTGCGAATAGTGCAGCTATGATCCAAAACCGAACGACGATTTTTTCTTCCGGTATCCCTTTCTTTTCAAAGTGATGATGCAAAGGGGCACAAAGAAATACTCGTTTCCCTGTACCTGTTTTAATTCGCGTATATTTGAAATAGTACCTTTGGATTAAAGTAGATAGTGCTTCCATAATAAATACACCACAAACAATAGCGAAGAAGATTTCTTCCTTTAGTAAGAGAGCTAAAGTAGCCATGATGCCGCCCAGAGTGAGAGAACCAATATCTCCCATAAATACTTGAGCAGGTTTAGAATTAAACCACAGAAAACCAAGAATAGTACCAATGATCGCTGCGATAAAAACAGTCAATTCTCCCGCTTCACGAATAAAATTCAGTTGCAGGTATTCTGAGTGATTAACATTACCCTTAATATATGCCATGACACCGAGAGCCAGAGCCGCTATCGCCAGAGTACCTCCCGCTAATCCATCTAATCCATCGGTAATATTAACAGCATTCGAAGTTCCGACGATCATCACTACTACAAAGGGGAAATACAACCAACCCAAAGGAAGCAAAAAATCTTTGAAAAAGGGCACACTAATAGTCGTGAAAGCTTGTCTGTCCGAAGTTCCAAGATAAATTGCCAACACTACAATTACTGAGAGGGAGATCTGACCGATCAGCTTATAACGAGCTATTAATCCCTTCTTATAATTCATCATGTTCTTCAGGTAATCGTCAATAAAGCCGATACCACCCAACCAGAAAGCAACCAGAAGCATTATGAGTACATAGCTGTTAGTCAGATTATTCCACAAGATAACAGCTAAAATCAAAGCTGTAAGGATGATCAAACCACCCATTGTCGGTGTACCGTTTTTACTTTGATGCGTCTCCGGAACATGCTCATTTATCGTCTCTACAACCTTGCCCTTTTTCAGCATTCTGATCATTTTGGGACCAATAAAGAGAGAGAAAAGCAAAGCAGTGATAAATGCAGCGATTGCCCTGAATGTGACATAACGGAAGACATTGAAAATTATAGATTGCTCTACTAAGGGCGAAAAAAGATGATACAACATTACAACCTTCCTTTGATTTTTTCGAGGTGAATACTATGAGAACCCTTGATGAGTATGACAGCTTTTTTTGCTAAATGAGCGAGAAGATCCGAAGCTAAAAGAGCTTCGACATTCTTAAAGTGTCTTTCTCCTTCATATAGCTTAGATAGATTTCCTACGGTAATTATCTGAGGTACTATTTGATGATGTTTGCTCCTATCAGTTATATGATCCCTTATCTCCAGATGATATTTTTCTGAATCGTTACCTAATTCCAACATATCTCCGAGAATAGCAATATGAGGTTCTTTTTTCTCACGTAGCAACCAATAATCTATTGCCAGTTTCATACTGATAGGATTGGCATTATAACAATCTGAGATAATCAGACGATCTTTTTCGTAATAGATCTCCATTCTGTCTTGGAGCGATACTGGTAAATCTAATCCTGACTGTATAGTCTCTCTCTCAAACCCGAAGTTTTTAGCAAGAGCAA
This genomic interval carries:
- the mraY gene encoding phospho-N-acetylmuramoyl-pentapeptide-transferase gives rise to the protein MLYHLFSPLVEQSIIFNVFRYVTFRAIAAFITALLFSLFIGPKMIRMLKKGKVVETINEHVPETHQSKNGTPTMGGLIILTALILAVILWNNLTNSYVLIMLLVAFWLGGIGFIDDYLKNMMNYKKGLIARYKLIGQISLSVIVVLAIYLGTSDRQAFTTISVPFFKDFLLPLGWLYFPFVVVMIVGTSNAVNITDGLDGLAGGTLAIAALALGVMAYIKGNVNHSEYLQLNFIREAGELTVFIAAIIGTILGFLWFNSKPAQVFMGDIGSLTLGGIMATLALLLKEEIFFAIVCGVFIMEALSTLIQRYYFKYTRIKTGTGKRVFLCAPLHHHFEKKGIPEEKIVVRFWIIAALFAAIGLATIKLR
- the murD gene encoding UDP-N-acetylmuramoyl-L-alanine--D-glutamate ligase, producing MEIKGLKFGILGMARSGVATALKVLEYGGSLFISDIKSEKECRDDILIRYNEEVWNKLIPYAEFGQNSDKILDCDLLIVSPGISTEHKIIEKAIQKNIKIISEVEFGFLIKDRSSKIIAVTGSNGKSTTVSLIHHILQSAGLKSILAGNIGNPMSAFPIDKPGIDYLVLELSSFQLELIDIFLADTAVFLNISPDHLDRHKSIEEYILTKMRIFKNQRIEHKAVLNAEDKRIMSNIDAIASKKSFFATDKVHIPEINEETAYMKGQEIIWEGREKDSQLINTSNIPLLGIHNKMNVMAAILAVSNELKDINIINRSLQTFLPLPHRLEKIGEIKGIEFINDSKATNTDSVKYALTAFDKPIHLIAGGYEKGEDYSVLVPYLKENVKRIYLIGNTKQKMQLAFLSLKKRISTHMTMIDAVLAAYKDATKGEVILLSPACASFDMYKNFEHRGDVFRTIVKELIKNEK